Proteins from one Flavobacterium branchiarum genomic window:
- a CDS encoding Crp/Fnr family transcriptional regulator: MNSNNIFDKIAELPENSRKALEENITLVRFPKGHVILKAGKIEPNIYFIKKGIVRAYVNQNDNDVTFWFGNEGETILSMRSYVENQKGYEDIELLEDCELYELKTANLQRLFEDDVHIANWGRKFAERELIKTEERLISRQFMTASERYKDLITNNPDLIKRVQLGHIASYLGITQVSLSRIRAELK; this comes from the coding sequence ATGAATAGCAATAACATTTTTGACAAAATAGCTGAACTACCCGAAAACTCAAGAAAAGCTTTGGAAGAAAATATTACTTTGGTTCGATTTCCAAAGGGACATGTGATATTAAAAGCTGGAAAAATTGAGCCAAATATTTATTTCATAAAAAAAGGAATTGTTAGAGCCTATGTGAATCAGAATGATAATGATGTTACTTTTTGGTTTGGCAATGAAGGTGAAACCATTCTTTCTATGAGAAGTTATGTTGAGAACCAAAAAGGGTATGAAGACATCGAATTATTGGAAGACTGTGAATTGTATGAATTAAAAACTGCCAATTTGCAACGATTATTTGAAGACGATGTCCATATAGCAAACTGGGGAAGGAAATTTGCAGAAAGAGAGCTTATAAAAACCGAAGAACGATTAATTTCAAGACAATTCATGACTGCCTCAGAAAGATATAAAGATTTAATTACCAATAATCCAGACTTAATTAAAAGAGTTCAATTAGGACATATTGCTTCTTATTTAGGAATTACACAAGTAAGTTTAAGTCGCATTCGAGCAGAGTTAAAATAA
- a CDS encoding cation:dicarboxylate symporter family transporter: MENQHFINTAVSGKFVKNLASYVFAALLLGVFVGHYFPEKGISLDFLGTSFLYLIEPFIQPVIFLTIVIGVSGVGNLKKVRSIGLKAIAYFIIITTVAILLGVASALFIEPGKIKKNGIASFDIPAKISDTEFTNDWFNYLILNRPLILLLVAILFGILLSFSRHREQLVIKLEKVSQFLYKLLMYLFCLIPIAAFGGMAYSVSKFGINSLLPLSKLLATTYITMAFFLFVVLGLILRYYKISLWKLLIYMKEELLIVFGTSSSRTAFPLIVAKLEKAGCSKAVVGLCIPLGYSFNLAGACIFLPICTLFVAQLFEIPLSLEEIITIILVILVTSKVASGVPGSGFIALTITFTTLHTFPLEALVLLYSVDKFMNEARTITNFIGNAVGAIVISKFENDFIPNPEVDLSIKN, encoded by the coding sequence ATGGAGAATCAACACTTTATAAACACAGCTGTATCAGGAAAATTTGTAAAAAATTTAGCTTCGTATGTTTTCGCAGCATTGTTACTTGGTGTTTTTGTAGGTCATTATTTTCCCGAAAAAGGCATTAGCTTAGATTTTTTAGGAACAAGTTTCCTTTATTTAATAGAACCATTTATTCAGCCTGTTATTTTTTTAACTATTGTAATAGGAGTAAGTGGGGTAGGTAACTTAAAAAAAGTTCGAAGTATCGGACTTAAAGCAATAGCCTATTTCATTATAATTACCACAGTAGCAATTTTATTGGGCGTAGCAAGCGCGCTATTTATTGAACCAGGCAAAATTAAAAAAAACGGTATTGCAAGCTTTGATATACCCGCAAAGATTAGTGATACAGAATTTACTAATGATTGGTTTAATTATTTGATACTAAACAGACCTTTAATATTACTATTGGTAGCCATATTATTTGGAATTCTATTAAGCTTTTCCCGACATAGAGAACAATTAGTCATTAAGCTAGAAAAGGTATCACAATTTTTATACAAACTATTAATGTATTTATTTTGCCTTATACCAATTGCTGCTTTTGGTGGTATGGCTTATTCTGTTTCTAAGTTTGGCATAAATAGCTTATTACCGTTAAGTAAGCTATTAGCGACAACCTATATTACAATGGCCTTTTTCCTATTCGTAGTCTTAGGCCTTATATTAAGGTATTATAAAATTAGTCTTTGGAAGTTGTTAATCTACATGAAAGAAGAACTACTGATTGTTTTTGGTACTTCTTCTTCAAGAACAGCTTTTCCGTTAATTGTTGCTAAACTTGAAAAAGCAGGTTGCAGTAAAGCTGTTGTAGGATTATGTATACCTCTGGGATATAGTTTTAATTTGGCTGGAGCATGTATATTTTTACCTATTTGCACATTATTTGTTGCTCAGTTATTTGAAATACCGCTGTCTTTAGAGGAAATTATAACTATTATTTTGGTAATCTTGGTAACTTCAAAAGTAGCGTCTGGAGTACCCGGATCAGGTTTTATAGCATTGACAATTACCTTTACTACACTGCATACGTTCCCACTAGAAGCTTTGGTGCTTTTATATAGCGTTGATAAATTTATGAATGAAGCCAGAACGATTACCAATTTTATTGGTAATGCTGTTGGTGCAATAGTTATCTCAAAATTTGAAAATGATTTTATTCCTAATCCAGAAGTAGATCTTTCGATCAAAAATTGA
- a CDS encoding DMT family transporter: protein MNWILLVIAGLFEVAFASCLGKAKEATGNDVYFWYGGFLASLIISMLLLIKSTETLPIGTAYAVWTGIGAVGTVLVGIFVFKDPTNFWRLFFIATLVGSIIGLKSVSH from the coding sequence ATGAATTGGATTCTATTGGTTATTGCAGGTTTATTTGAAGTAGCATTTGCTTCGTGTTTAGGAAAAGCGAAAGAAGCTACAGGAAATGATGTTTATTTTTGGTACGGAGGTTTCTTAGCTTCACTTATTATCAGTATGTTGCTTCTTATTAAGAGTACCGAAACATTGCCTATTGGAACGGCCTATGCTGTGTGGACAGGAATTGGAGCTGTAGGAACAGTTTTAGTAGGGATTTTTGTTTTTAAAGACCCAACAAACTTTTGGAGATTATTCTTTATTGCTACATTGGTAGGTTCTATTATTGGCTTAAAATCGGTATCACATTAA
- a CDS encoding transglutaminase codes for MIKNRKIDFNKLKSSLEVKSPWNEVIIMLLSFLITLPTFIIMHQNLIDFNWPFNFDRVLLFIFVLVGLYFLLMKLKTIIIICIVLYLLVLFYGTALGNYGFSEVAEDYNAIIYTMSDNPYPQDIIVAKLLPFPNKSKIINAIEYQNPKVRNFAIMATTKHFKNIKGYSDYRTIIQCFAVFKEINSRWNYVNDPKEGDYIATASESLMYFSGDCDDHSILMAAAVRAIGGTPRLIHTKGHIYPEILIGSLLDLEKVNYLVKNVLFIKESHNKTLHYHIDERGQVWLNLDYTAKYPGGPFMSEEILGALTLR; via the coding sequence ATGATAAAAAATAGAAAAATTGATTTTAATAAACTTAAAAGTAGCCTTGAGGTAAAATCACCTTGGAACGAGGTTATTATTATGCTATTGAGTTTTTTAATCACCCTTCCTACTTTTATCATAATGCACCAAAACTTAATTGACTTTAATTGGCCTTTTAATTTCGATAGAGTTTTACTTTTTATTTTTGTTCTCGTAGGTCTCTACTTCCTTTTAATGAAATTAAAAACGATCATTATCATTTGCATCGTTTTATATCTTTTAGTTTTATTTTACGGAACAGCATTAGGAAATTATGGTTTTAGTGAAGTTGCCGAAGATTATAACGCAATTATTTACACGATGTCGGATAATCCATATCCTCAAGATATCATTGTAGCCAAGTTACTTCCGTTTCCAAATAAATCTAAGATTATTAATGCAATAGAATATCAAAATCCAAAAGTTAGAAATTTTGCTATAATGGCCACAACCAAGCATTTTAAAAACATAAAAGGATATTCAGATTACAGGACAATAATACAATGTTTTGCTGTTTTTAAGGAGATTAATAGTCGATGGAATTATGTAAATGATCCTAAAGAAGGCGATTATATTGCTACAGCAAGCGAATCATTAATGTATTTTTCTGGCGATTGCGATGATCATTCAATTTTAATGGCTGCAGCAGTTCGTGCTATTGGTGGTACGCCAAGGCTTATCCATACCAAAGGACATATTTATCCAGAAATATTAATCGGATCGTTACTTGATTTAGAAAAAGTAAACTACTTGGTCAAAAATGTTCTTTTTATAAAAGAAAGTCATAATAAAACACTGCATTACCATATCGATGAACGTGGACAAGTTTGGCTCAATCTTGACTATACAGCAAAATATCCTGGAGGGCCTTTTATGTCCGAAGAAATCCTAGGAGCACTTACTCTTAGATAG
- a CDS encoding DUF2490 domain-containing protein: protein MNVKNISILFFLMLFSITSNAQQDNLNTWFQYTMSAKLNKKYSFTALSQYRSYDLVKDSRLFLVSTYLERKLDNDIYPAMGYMFLILEPYTNDTEKKIRYENRPFQQISFRNKIGRTSLTHRYRIEERFLTNPNDFIVRLRYLLSFKIPLNKATEKNILYGILKNEIRMNVVKDEQFDSNRLTAGLGINMGEKAALEFSFINQLSDSDTSNYVLLGFRNSFDWSKSEN, encoded by the coding sequence ATGAATGTAAAAAATATATCAATCCTATTTTTTTTAATGCTGTTTTCTATTACGAGTAATGCACAGCAAGATAATCTTAATACATGGTTTCAATATACTATGTCGGCAAAATTAAATAAAAAATACAGCTTTACTGCTTTATCGCAATATCGCTCATATGATTTGGTCAAAGATTCACGGCTTTTTTTAGTATCAACCTATTTAGAGAGAAAGTTAGATAATGATATTTACCCGGCTATGGGATATATGTTTCTTATTTTAGAGCCCTACACGAATGACACGGAAAAAAAAATACGTTATGAAAATCGACCTTTTCAACAGATATCTTTTAGAAATAAAATAGGAAGAACATCATTAACGCATCGTTATAGGATCGAAGAACGTTTTTTGACAAATCCAAATGATTTTATTGTGAGACTTAGGTATCTTCTTTCATTTAAAATCCCATTAAATAAAGCAACAGAAAAAAATATTTTATACGGTATACTTAAAAATGAGATACGTATGAATGTTGTAAAAGACGAACAGTTCGACAGTAATAGACTTACCGCAGGTCTTGGAATCAATATGGGCGAGAAAGCAGCTTTAGAATTCTCTTTTATCAATCAACTCAGCGATTCAGATACTAGTAATTATGTGTTACTAGGTTTTAGAAATTCATTCGACTGGTCAAAATCTGAAAATTAA
- a CDS encoding HAAS domain-containing protein yields MRTEEIKFSQAASQRIYNDYMKRILKVTNSLSKEDKQDVYMEFNSHIYEALQHKNGANEIDVLLDIIEKLGVPEEVLKPLLADKQLEQATKTFNPIHVFKALLLNLTNGFSYVFFFVLYLLLFVFVFLIFAKIKNPTEVGFWYKDSTSFALGLSNKLNQIGQTELLGNAFIPVMITCIISFYFIITLLLKFKKSINN; encoded by the coding sequence ATGAGAACAGAAGAAATAAAATTCAGTCAAGCAGCTTCGCAAAGAATCTATAATGATTATATGAAGCGTATTTTAAAAGTGACTAATTCCCTTTCAAAAGAAGACAAACAAGATGTTTACATGGAGTTTAATAGTCATATTTACGAGGCACTTCAGCATAAAAATGGTGCAAACGAAATTGATGTATTATTAGATATAATCGAAAAATTAGGTGTTCCAGAAGAAGTGCTAAAACCTCTTTTGGCTGACAAACAACTAGAACAAGCCACTAAAACATTCAATCCGATACATGTATTTAAAGCCTTGCTATTAAATCTAACCAATGGCTTTTCATATGTCTTTTTCTTTGTTTTGTACCTTCTCTTATTTGTTTTTGTTTTTTTAATATTTGCCAAAATAAAAAACCCTACTGAAGTCGGATTCTGGTATAAAGATAGTACTTCATTTGCTTTAGGTTTGAGCAACAAATTAAATCAAATTGGTCAAACAGAGTTATTAGGTAATGCATTTATACCCGTTATGATAACATGTATCATTTCGTTCTACTTCATAATTACGTTGTTATTAAAATTCAAGAAATCAATCAATAATTAA
- a CDS encoding GxxExxY protein, producing the protein MSSILHRELTKSILKVFFDVYNELGYGFLERVYQNSLFYELKLSGFKVETQKRIKVYYKEIVVGEYIADIVINDLVILELKAQEYLVEANEFQLINYLKATRCEVGLLLNFGKKPEFIRKVYQNNRK; encoded by the coding sequence ATGAGTAGCATTTTACATAGAGAATTAACAAAATCAATTTTAAAAGTTTTTTTTGATGTTTATAATGAATTAGGCTATGGTTTTCTTGAAAGAGTTTATCAGAATTCTTTGTTTTATGAACTCAAATTGAGTGGTTTTAAAGTAGAAACACAAAAGAGAATAAAAGTTTATTATAAAGAAATTGTGGTTGGTGAATATATTGCTGATATAGTTATAAATGATTTGGTAATATTAGAATTAAAAGCACAAGAATATTTAGTTGAAGCAAATGAATTTCAATTAATAAATTACTTAAAAGCTACTCGTTGTGAAGTTGGTTTACTATTAAATTTTGGCAAGAAACCAGAGTTCATTAGAAAAGTATATCAAAATAACCGAAAATAA
- a CDS encoding serine hydrolase domain-containing protein, translated as MGSIAVSQNGKLLYTKAVGYSDVENSKKADTKTKYKIGSISKMFTASLIFKAIEENKLTLSQTLEAYYPQIENSKIITIENLLNHRTGIHNFTNEEDLRSDSFITKPKSEKEMIAIISKFKSDFEPNSKAEYSNSNYVILSYILEKIYKKPYSAVLDSKITKPLGLKNTYFGGKTNNKNDEAYSYHFTDKWEKGTDTDPSIPMGAGAIVSNPTDLIIFIEQLFNSKIISEKSLLLMKTLNQNFGMGMFEVPYFEHIGYGHTGGVDDFRSVLTYYPNEKLSVAITSNGMIYSNNNVLKCALSSYFNKPFEMPTFNSVELKPEVLDLYTGQYSSTAIPIKIDITRNENKLVAQATGQPSFPLDATATNVFKFEQAGIVLEFNSEKKQMTLKQGGKEFLFTK; from the coding sequence ATGGGAAGCATAGCTGTTTCTCAAAATGGAAAATTATTATACACTAAAGCTGTAGGGTATTCTGATGTAGAAAATTCCAAAAAGGCAGATACAAAAACGAAATACAAAATAGGCTCTATATCCAAAATGTTTACTGCCTCGCTAATTTTTAAAGCTATTGAAGAGAATAAATTAACATTATCTCAAACTCTAGAAGCTTATTATCCACAAATAGAAAACTCCAAAATAATAACTATTGAGAATCTTTTAAATCACAGAACTGGTATTCATAATTTTACTAACGAAGAAGATTTAAGATCTGATAGTTTTATTACAAAACCAAAATCGGAGAAGGAAATGATTGCAATTATTTCAAAATTTAAAAGTGATTTTGAACCTAATAGCAAAGCAGAATATAGCAACTCTAACTATGTTATTTTAAGTTATATTCTTGAGAAAATTTATAAAAAACCATATTCAGCAGTTTTAGATTCTAAAATTACAAAGCCACTAGGTTTAAAAAACACTTACTTTGGAGGTAAGACTAATAATAAAAATGATGAAGCTTATTCTTATCATTTTACTGATAAATGGGAAAAAGGAACAGACACAGATCCTTCTATTCCTATGGGAGCAGGTGCCATTGTATCAAATCCAACAGATTTAATAATCTTTATTGAGCAATTATTTAACAGCAAAATAATTTCTGAAAAATCATTATTATTAATGAAGACTTTAAATCAAAATTTTGGAATGGGAATGTTTGAAGTGCCTTATTTTGAACATATAGGATACGGCCATACTGGTGGAGTTGATGATTTTAGATCAGTTTTAACCTATTATCCAAACGAAAAATTATCAGTTGCAATTACTTCAAATGGAATGATTTATTCAAATAACAACGTATTAAAATGTGCTTTGAGTAGCTATTTTAACAAGCCATTTGAAATGCCAACTTTTAATTCAGTAGAGTTAAAACCTGAGGTTTTAGATTTATATACTGGACAATATTCAAGTACAGCCATTCCTATAAAAATTGATATTACTCGCAATGAAAATAAATTAGTAGCGCAAGCAACTGGGCAACCTTCGTTTCCGTTAGATGCTACAGCTACAAACGTTTTTAAATTTGAACAAGCAGGTATTGTGCTTGAGTTCAATAGCGAAAAGAAACAAATGACTTTAAAACAAGGAGGTAAAGAATTTCTTTTTACTAAATAG
- a CDS encoding PadR family transcriptional regulator, translating to MNETFVANWKSQVKKGTLTFIILNILKENEYYGYELIEQIKQHTEIEIAEGTLYPLMNRLKTENLVDSKWVEQETGIPRKYYSLTPIGIKTLSHMNEYWKNLEKAIQKIIK from the coding sequence ATGAACGAAACTTTTGTTGCAAACTGGAAATCTCAGGTTAAAAAAGGGACTCTTACTTTTATTATTCTTAATATCCTCAAAGAAAATGAGTATTACGGCTATGAACTTATTGAGCAAATAAAACAGCATACCGAAATAGAGATAGCCGAGGGTACGCTATACCCTTTAATGAATAGATTAAAGACCGAAAATTTAGTAGACTCAAAATGGGTTGAACAAGAAACAGGAATTCCAAGAAAATATTATTCTTTGACCCCAATTGGAATTAAAACCCTTAGTCACATGAATGAATATTGGAAAAATTTAGAAAAAGCTATTCAAAAAATTATCAAATGA
- a CDS encoding nucleoside phosphorylase: MIQSSELILNPDGSVYHLNLRPENIANDVIFVGDQNRVEKITQFFDSIEFSTQKREFKTQTGTYKGKRITVMSTGIGPDNIDIVVNELDALVNIDLETRKPKETLTSLNIIRIGTSGSLQADIPVDSFVMSTFGLGLDNMLRSYLIDEVSSTEIEEGFINHTNWDIRKGKPYVIACSEKLEKLIESDKMHKGITATAGGFYGPQGRVLRLNIQDEELNAKMDNFTFNDNRITNLEMETAAIYGLSALLGHNALSLNAIIANRATGTFSADPYKAVDELIAYTLNKLV, from the coding sequence ATGATACAATCATCAGAATTAATACTAAACCCAGACGGAAGTGTCTATCATTTAAATCTTCGCCCAGAAAACATTGCAAATGATGTTATTTTTGTAGGTGATCAAAATCGAGTAGAGAAAATTACTCAGTTTTTTGATAGTATTGAGTTTTCTACACAAAAAAGAGAATTTAAAACACAAACTGGAACTTATAAAGGAAAAAGGATAACTGTAATGTCAACTGGAATCGGTCCTGACAATATAGATATTGTTGTGAATGAATTAGATGCTTTGGTAAACATTGATTTAGAGACTCGTAAACCTAAAGAAACGTTAACTTCTCTAAATATTATCAGAATTGGAACATCGGGTTCTTTACAAGCTGATATTCCTGTAGATAGCTTTGTTATGTCTACTTTTGGATTAGGACTAGACAATATGCTTCGCTCCTATTTAATCGATGAAGTTTCGAGTACTGAAATTGAAGAGGGTTTTATAAATCACACCAATTGGGATATTCGTAAAGGAAAACCTTATGTAATTGCCTGTTCTGAGAAATTAGAAAAACTTATCGAGAGCGATAAAATGCACAAAGGAATTACAGCAACAGCGGGTGGTTTTTATGGTCCTCAAGGGCGTGTTTTACGTTTGAATATTCAAGACGAGGAATTAAATGCTAAAATGGATAATTTCACATTTAATGACAATAGAATTACAAACCTAGAAATGGAAACGGCTGCTATTTATGGTCTTTCAGCATTATTAGGACATAATGCATTATCACTAAATGCCATTATTGCTAATCGTGCAACAGGAACTTTTAGTGCAGATCCTTACAAAGCTGTAGATGAATTAATTGCATACACATTGAATAAGTTAGTTTGA
- a CDS encoding DUF6642 family protein, with translation MDYDKFIFCLEAVADVEIDITTEVIKNLEQLAFDQGISSIHKTCDTIEGFEDSLNALLYDDHNFKDYEIIYFVMPGEPNNVCLNNYYYSLEEIAEIFEGKMKGKILHFSNAKILDLSQEEAQYFLDITGARAISGYGTTLKKITSTSTLDKAFFSLCQDEDDIVEIVEELHQKHYDLCKHLDFRLYY, from the coding sequence ATGGATTATGATAAATTTATTTTCTGCTTAGAAGCTGTTGCCGATGTAGAAATAGATATAACTACAGAAGTTATAAAAAACTTAGAACAACTTGCTTTCGATCAAGGTATTTCGAGTATCCACAAAACTTGTGACACAATTGAGGGATTCGAGGATAGCCTAAACGCATTACTTTATGACGACCATAACTTTAAAGATTATGAAATAATATATTTTGTGATGCCAGGGGAACCAAATAATGTTTGCCTCAATAATTACTACTATAGTTTAGAAGAAATAGCCGAAATATTTGAAGGAAAAATGAAAGGTAAAATTCTACATTTTTCAAATGCTAAAATACTAGATCTAAGCCAAGAAGAAGCACAATATTTCCTTGATATTACAGGTGCACGCGCTATTTCAGGCTATGGAACTACTCTTAAAAAAATCACTAGTACTAGCACACTCGATAAAGCATTCTTTAGTTTATGTCAGGATGAAGATGATATAGTTGAAATAGTTGAAGAATTACATCAAAAACACTATGATCTTTGCAAACACCTTGATTTCAGATTGTACTATTAG
- a CDS encoding translation initiation factor produces the protein MDLQDQLKNLFPDHEISPDEIVVPEDHTLYIQKEPMICKYEKRKGKATTIIEGYEGTDEDFKILAKEIKTKLSVGGTFKDDSIIIQGDYRDKIMEILKAKGFKVKRVGG, from the coding sequence ATGGACTTACAAGACCAATTAAAAAATCTATTTCCTGATCACGAGATATCTCCTGACGAAATTGTTGTTCCAGAAGATCATACGCTATATATTCAAAAAGAGCCTATGATTTGCAAATATGAAAAACGAAAAGGAAAAGCGACCACTATAATTGAAGGTTATGAAGGAACCGACGAAGATTTTAAAATTCTTGCTAAAGAAATTAAAACTAAATTAAGTGTTGGTGGTACTTTTAAAGACGATTCGATTATTATACAAGGTGATTACCGTGATAAAATAATGGAAATTTTAAAAGCTAAAGGATTTAAAGTAAAACGTGTTGGCGGGTAG
- a CDS encoding substrate-binding domain-containing protein, with amino-acid sequence MKTIKIAGVPEHFNLPWHLCIENDEFEEEGIDLQWIDVPEGTGKMCQMLRDGETDIAVILTEGILKDITAGNPSKIVQVYVQSPLIWGIHVAAESDYKTIADLEGKKVAISRLGSGSQLMAYVNANNQGWKTDNLEFEVVNTIDGAVEALTNKTADYFMWERFMTKPLVDKGIFRRITDCPTPWPSFVIAVRDEVLKNDPTIIASILDIINATTEDFKSIPSIDRTLSELFKQKVEDIQEWLKLTQWSQKPLNEKTFNKIQNQLFELGIIDKKSTFVETVKFL; translated from the coding sequence ATGAAAACTATAAAAATAGCTGGTGTTCCTGAGCACTTTAATTTACCATGGCATTTATGCATTGAAAATGATGAGTTTGAAGAAGAGGGAATTGATTTGCAATGGATCGATGTTCCGGAAGGTACAGGTAAAATGTGTCAAATGCTTCGAGATGGCGAAACAGATATTGCTGTTATATTAACAGAAGGGATCTTAAAAGATATTACAGCAGGTAATCCAAGTAAAATCGTGCAAGTATACGTGCAATCGCCTTTAATTTGGGGAATTCACGTTGCGGCAGAATCTGATTATAAAACCATTGCTGATTTAGAAGGAAAAAAAGTAGCTATTTCACGTTTAGGTTCAGGCTCACAATTGATGGCTTATGTAAATGCTAATAATCAAGGTTGGAAAACAGACAATTTAGAATTCGAAGTCGTAAACACAATCGATGGTGCTGTTGAAGCTTTAACTAACAAAACAGCCGATTATTTTATGTGGGAACGCTTCATGACGAAACCATTGGTTGACAAAGGTATTTTTAGACGTATTACTGATTGTCCTACTCCATGGCCATCATTTGTTATCGCTGTGCGTGATGAAGTATTAAAAAATGATCCAACTATAATCGCGTCAATTCTTGATATTATAAATGCAACTACCGAAGATTTTAAGTCTATACCAAGCATAGACAGGACTTTATCAGAGTTATTTAAACAAAAGGTTGAAGATATTCAAGAATGGTTAAAACTGACACAATGGTCGCAAAAACCATTGAATGAAAAAACATTTAATAAAATCCAAAATCAGTTATTTGAACTGGGTATTATTGATAAAAAAAGTACTTTTGTAGAAACAGTAAAATTTCTTTAA
- a CDS encoding CitMHS family transporter — MLTILGFAMIIVFMYLIMSKKLFPLTALILIPIIFALFGGFASDIGTIVMDGLKNIAPTGVMLIFGILFFSIMIDAGLFDPLVNLILKQVKGDPVKIAFGTAILTVLVSLDGDGATTYMIVVAAMLPLYKKLGMNPLVLSCIIMLGGGVMNILPWGGPTARAMTTLQMDATELFVPMIPVVIGGVVWVLLCSVWLGIKEKKRISKPDFVNPYLDNEEIIGVQRQLKRPGLIWFNLALTLTLMATMMFNVLPLAVSFMIAFCIALIINYPKIEEQQKVLKLHAANALSVASMIFAAGIFTGILSGTGMMDAMAKSMISVIPDTWGSLFPIITAVTSAPLTFFLSNDAYYFGILPLITETGLHLGATKLEIGTASLIGQGVHLLSPLVPSTYLLVGLAGVDFSDHLKFTLKWALGSSLAMLITAIIMGLITF, encoded by the coding sequence ATGCTCACAATATTAGGTTTTGCAATGATTATCGTATTCATGTACCTTATCATGTCTAAAAAACTATTTCCGCTAACAGCGCTAATACTTATACCAATAATTTTTGCTCTTTTTGGTGGTTTTGCATCAGATATAGGTACTATAGTTATGGATGGCTTAAAGAATATTGCTCCCACGGGTGTGATGCTTATTTTTGGTATCCTCTTTTTTAGCATAATGATTGATGCTGGACTATTTGATCCATTAGTCAATTTGATACTCAAACAAGTAAAAGGTGATCCTGTGAAAATTGCGTTCGGTACAGCAATATTAACAGTTCTAGTATCATTAGATGGAGATGGAGCCACAACGTATATGATTGTGGTAGCAGCAATGTTACCATTGTATAAAAAATTAGGGATGAACCCATTAGTTTTATCCTGTATCATAATGCTTGGTGGTGGCGTAATGAATATTCTCCCTTGGGGCGGACCTACTGCAAGAGCTATGACTACACTTCAGATGGATGCAACAGAACTTTTTGTACCAATGATACCTGTAGTAATTGGCGGTGTAGTTTGGGTTCTTTTATGTTCAGTATGGCTCGGAATAAAAGAAAAAAAGAGAATTTCAAAACCTGATTTTGTAAATCCATATTTAGATAACGAAGAAATAATAGGGGTACAACGCCAATTAAAAAGACCAGGACTTATATGGTTTAATCTAGCATTGACACTTACACTTATGGCTACAATGATGTTTAATGTATTGCCTCTTGCTGTTTCATTCATGATTGCTTTTTGTATAGCTCTTATCATCAACTATCCTAAAATAGAGGAGCAACAAAAAGTTCTAAAATTACATGCTGCTAATGCGCTATCGGTAGCATCAATGATTTTTGCTGCTGGTATATTTACAGGTATACTATCTGGAACAGGGATGATGGATGCTATGGCAAAATCAATGATATCTGTAATACCAGATACTTGGGGTAGTTTATTTCCAATTATAACTGCCGTAACAAGTGCACCATTAACATTTTTTTTAAGCAATGACGCTTATTATTTTGGAATATTGCCTCTTATTACAGAAACAGGACTTCATCTTGGAGCTACAAAATTAGAAATTGGTACTGCTTCATTAATAGGTCAAGGCGTACACTTGTTAAGTCCATTGGTACCATCTACTTATCTATTAGTCGGTTTAGCAGGAGTTGACTTTTCAGATCATTTAAAGTTCACATTAAAATGGGCATTAGGATCGTCACTTGCAATGCTAATTACCGCAATTATTATGGGACTAATTACTTTTTAA